The following DNA comes from Chloroflexota bacterium.
CCACAACCCACAGCAACACCGGAGCCCACAAACACACCAGAACCGCCAACAACCGCACAGGCGCAGCCGGACAACACGCCTGCGCCACCACCGCCGACAGCCATCCAACCCAACGTCAGCGACACACCACCCGGCGGCGCATGCAGCGGGTCGCCGCAGCCGGTGTCGCCGTTGACGGGCATGGCGAATATCGCGCTGCTACTATTACCGGTGGCATTGGCAGGCGGAGCAAGGTTGCGGCGGAGGCAGATGCAGTAGGTCAGTCCCTCAGTTGGTCAGTCAGTTGGTCGCGGGAGTGATGTTAGTGGCAATTGATCGGCGCTCGAAGAGTCCCTTCCCCGTATGGGGGAGTTAGAACAGGGGCGATGTGTCAGTTTGGAAATTAGAAGACAATAGGATGCAACACATGCGATACGATACGATTGTCATCGGTGGCGGTTCGGCAGGGGCGGTTGTGGCGGCGCGGCTTTCTGAGGATGCGGCGCGGTCGGTGCTGCTGCTCGAAGCGGGCAGCGATTACCCGGATTTCGACGCGATGCCGGACGATATAAAGCTGGGGCTCGGCACGGGCGCGGACTTCTTCAACATCGAGGACCGCCACAACTGGTTGTTCAGCGGCAAGGCGACGGACGAAGCGCCGCCGATGGATGTACCGCGCGGCAAGGTGATGGGCGGCACGAGCGCCATTAATGGGCAGGTCTTCCTCCGCGCCATCCCCGACGACTTCGATTACTGGGTTTCGATGGGCAACGATCAGTGGCGCTATGAAGACGCGCTGCCGTACTTCCGCAAGCTGGAAACCGACATGGATTTTCAGGACGATTTCCATGGCAGCGACGGGCCCATCATCGCCAAGCGGCACCGTCTCGAAGACCTGCTCACCGACCAGATAGCCTTCTACAACGCATGCATTGAGGCGGGCTTTCCCGCGAACCCTGACCATAACCACCCGGACGCCACCGGCGTCGGTCCGTATGCGCTAAACAACCCCAACGGCATTCGCTGGAGCACCGCGCTCGGGTATATCAACCCGGCGCGGCATCGGCTCAACTTGACGATTCGCCCAAACTGCGCCGTGCAGCGCGTGCTGTTCACAGACAACAGCGCAGGCGAGAAACGCGCAGTCGGAGTAGAGGTGGAGAGCGGCGGAGAGAGATTCACAGTCGAAGCGAACGAGATTGTGCTCAGCGCGGGCGCTATCGGCTCG
Coding sequences within:
- the mftG gene encoding mycofactocin system GMC family oxidoreductase MftG, which produces MRYDTIVIGGGSAGAVVAARLSEDAARSVLLLEAGSDYPDFDAMPDDIKLGLGTGADFFNIEDRHNWLFSGKATDEAPPMDVPRGKVMGGTSAINGQVFLRAIPDDFDYWVSMGNDQWRYEDALPYFRKLETDMDFQDDFHGSDGPIIAKRHRLEDLLTDQIAFYNACIEAGFPANPDHNHPDATGVGPYALNNPNGIRWSTALGYINPARHRLNLTIRPNCAVQRVLFTDNSAGEKRAVGVEVESGGERFTVEANEIVLSAGAIGSPHLLMLSGIGDSAELEGVGIPIVRHLPGVGKNLRDHPAVHARWRCKPDFPVPPEGVGAQKVALRYTAEGSPLRNDMIKIMRFNSDERLLIMSVGIYLARSAGEMRIVSADPKVQPALEYNYLSDPFDLERLRGGVRLAHRLAEHPELAQIIDSPDEPTHEQLESDDALDDWMRRTVATMHHISCTCKMGAASDPMAVVDQHGRVHGVAGLRVADASIMPDCPRANTNVTTMMIGERVADFIKDGE